A part of Desulfovibrionales bacterium genomic DNA contains:
- the csrA gene encoding carbon storage regulator CsrA, with product MLVLTRKKGESIIIGDDIRVYVVDVKGKQVRLGIEAPPNAPVHREEVYRIIQLENQYAAREAPLDLSQASDVWKEEKEGGKNEN from the coding sequence ATGCTGGTCTTAACGAGGAAAAAAGGCGAAAGCATTATTATTGGCGATGATATTCGTGTCTATGTAGTGGATGTAAAGGGGAAACAGGTCAGATTAGGGATAGAAGCCCCTCCCAATGCGCCGGTACACCGTGAGGAAGTCTATAGAATTATTCAACTTGAGAATCAGTATGCGGCGCGGGAAGCGCCACTTGATCTGAGTCAGGCCTCAGATGTCTGGAAAGAAGAAAAAGAAGGCGGTAAGAATGAAAACTGA
- the flgL gene encoding flagellar hook-associated protein FlgL — translation MRITMNNIYGSIINNLDKLADDMHTLNETISSGRKYTTPSDDPVSLIGALEIRSIIDETEQYERNVTYGILWADNAEIALRQTDEIISRAREIAVQMANATESEATRASAAIEVGHLIEQIVALGNSQVAGEYIFSGQKTNIAPFTYDSVAGTVTYNGDENDINIRVGRNNSATINKNGKDAFMDDDETSNLFTYLIDLKEALEGNNVSGIQDSLGSLSDAADYINEKVADFGAKYNKLDMKKYIYAELGLSNTERLSDIEDTDLAEAILNLQTKEVAYQAALTAASKVMQLSLVDFLR, via the coding sequence ATGCGTATAACTATGAATAATATCTATGGTTCGATAATCAACAACCTGGATAAATTAGCCGATGATATGCATACATTAAATGAGACCATCTCCTCCGGCAGGAAATATACTACACCTTCCGATGATCCGGTGAGTTTGATCGGCGCCCTGGAAATACGGTCTATAATTGATGAAACGGAACAGTATGAGCGTAACGTCACCTATGGCATATTATGGGCAGATAATGCAGAGATTGCCTTGAGGCAAACGGATGAGATCATATCCCGGGCCCGGGAGATAGCCGTTCAGATGGCTAATGCCACGGAGAGCGAGGCTACACGGGCCTCAGCGGCAATAGAAGTCGGGCATCTGATTGAACAGATAGTGGCCCTGGGAAATTCCCAGGTAGCCGGGGAGTATATCTTTAGCGGACAGAAGACAAATATAGCTCCCTTTACCTATGATTCGGTAGCGGGTACGGTTACCTACAATGGCGACGAGAACGACATAAACATCCGGGTAGGCCGCAACAACAGCGCGACCATCAATAAAAACGGCAAAGATGCCTTTATGGACGACGATGAGACATCCAACCTTTTTACCTATCTTATTGACTTAAAGGAGGCCCTGGAGGGCAACAACGTGAGCGGGATTCAGGACAGTCTCGGCAGCTTAAGCGATGCCGCTGATTATATCAATGAGAAGGTAGCCGATTTTGGAGCGAAATATAATAAATTGGATATGAAAAAATATATATACGCCGAGTTGGGATTAAGCAACACGGAAAGATTGTCCGATATAGAAGATACAGATTTAGCAGAGGCCATATTGAATCTACAGACCAAGGAGGTTGCCTATCAGGCGGCCCTGACTGCGGCCTCAAAGGTTATGCAACTCAGTCTTGTTGACTTTTTACGATAA